One genomic segment of Gemmatimonadota bacterium includes these proteins:
- the tgt gene encoding tRNA guanosine(34) transglycosylase Tgt, with the protein MASLDFNLLAADPASRARAGRMKTPHGEIRTPVFMPVGTQATVKTLTPEELEAAGAQIILGNTYHLFLRPGHALIREMGGLHGFMNWRRPLLTDSGGYQVFSLSDLKSIQEEGVTFQSHIDGSRHLFTPESVMEIETALGADIIAPLDECPSYPCDYGYAKDSAALTLRWADRSRKRFDELEGERAHPQALFGIVQGSVYEDLRVDCARSLVDRGFDAYAIGGMSIGEPKPAMADLIDATVEHLPEDRPRYLMGAGTPEDLVDAVGRGIDMFDCVIPTREGRNGALYTRSGRINIYNARFRADAGPIDASCSCYACRTFSRSYVRHLYRAGEILGPRMGTLHNIHFYVGLVSEMGRAILEGRFGAWSRSFLTVYRSETERKEYPQ; encoded by the coding sequence ATGGCGTCGCTGGATTTTAACCTGCTCGCCGCGGATCCGGCTTCCCGGGCGCGGGCCGGTCGCATGAAGACCCCCCACGGCGAGATCCGCACGCCGGTGTTCATGCCCGTGGGGACCCAGGCGACGGTGAAGACGCTGACGCCGGAGGAACTCGAAGCCGCTGGCGCGCAGATCATACTCGGCAACACCTACCACCTGTTTCTCCGGCCCGGGCATGCATTGATCCGGGAGATGGGCGGGCTGCACGGCTTCATGAACTGGCGGCGGCCCCTGTTGACGGACAGCGGAGGCTACCAGGTGTTCAGCCTTTCGGACCTCAAGTCCATCCAGGAAGAGGGGGTGACCTTTCAGTCGCACATCGACGGCTCTCGGCACCTGTTCACGCCGGAGTCCGTCATGGAGATCGAGACGGCGCTCGGCGCCGATATCATCGCGCCCCTCGACGAGTGTCCGTCCTATCCCTGCGACTACGGTTACGCGAAGGATTCCGCCGCCCTGACGCTGCGATGGGCCGATCGGTCCCGGAAGCGTTTCGACGAACTGGAGGGAGAAAGAGCGCATCCCCAGGCGCTGTTCGGCATCGTGCAGGGAAGCGTGTACGAAGACCTCCGGGTCGACTGCGCGCGGTCGCTGGTGGACCGGGGATTCGACGCCTATGCCATCGGAGGGATGTCGATCGGGGAGCCGAAGCCGGCCATGGCGGACCTGATCGACGCCACCGTCGAGCACCTGCCGGAAGACCGGCCCCGTTACCTGATGGGCGCGGGGACGCCGGAAGACCTCGTCGACGCCGTGGGACGGGGCATCGACATGTTCGACTGCGTCATTCCCACCCGCGAGGGCCGGAACGGCGCGCTGTACACCCGCTCCGGCCGCATCAATATCTACAACGCCCGCTTCAGGGCCGACGCCGGACCGATCGATGCATCCTGTTCCTGTTATGCCTGCCGGACTTTCAGCCGGTCGTACGTCCGGCACCTTTACCGCGCGGGAGAAATACTGGGTCCGAGAATGGGGACCCTCCACAACATCCACTTCTATGTCGGCCTGGTCTCCGAGATGGGAAGAGCCATCCTGGAAGGCCGTTTCGGCGCGTGGAGCAGGTCGTTTTTGACCGTGTATCGCAGTGAGACGGAAAGAAAGGAGTATCCCCAGTGA
- a CDS encoding ABC transporter ATP-binding protein — MIEIIHLRKAFGKSVLKDVNLTIESGETMVIIGRSGCGKSVLLKHITGLLHPDGGTLLVDGRDVTRLYGTELDEIRKRFGFLFQGGALFDSMTVGENVGIALKVHTDRTEAEIGERVRTCLQMVGLSDVEEQKPAELSGGMRKRVGLARAIAMNPEYILYDEPTTGLDPIMADIINDLILDMNQRLSVTAIAVTHDMISAYKIADRIAMLHDGVIHMVGTPDEIRNCDDPLVQQFILGRGEGPIKSLE; from the coding sequence ATGATCGAAATCATCCACCTGAGAAAGGCCTTCGGCAAATCGGTGCTGAAGGACGTCAACCTGACCATCGAATCCGGGGAGACCATGGTCATCATCGGCCGGAGCGGATGCGGCAAGAGCGTGCTGCTCAAGCACATCACCGGATTGCTGCACCCGGACGGCGGAACGCTGCTGGTGGACGGCAGGGACGTGACCAGGCTGTACGGAACGGAGTTGGACGAAATCCGGAAGCGGTTCGGTTTCCTGTTCCAGGGCGGCGCCCTCTTCGATTCCATGACGGTGGGCGAGAACGTGGGGATCGCCCTGAAGGTACACACCGACCGGACCGAAGCGGAGATCGGCGAACGGGTCCGTACCTGCCTCCAGATGGTCGGCCTGTCCGACGTGGAGGAACAGAAGCCGGCGGAGCTTTCGGGCGGCATGCGCAAGAGGGTGGGACTCGCCAGGGCGATCGCCATGAATCCGGAGTACATTCTCTACGACGAACCAACCACGGGCCTGGATCCCATCATGGCGGACATCATCAACGACCTGATCCTGGACATGAACCAGCGGCTGTCGGTGACGGCGATCGCGGTGACCCACGACATGATCAGCGCGTACAAGATCGCGGACCGCATCGCCATGCTGCATGACGGGGTGATCCACATGGTGGGGACGCCCGATGAAATCAGAAACTGCGACGACCCGCTGGTCCAGCAGTTCATTCTCGGCCGCGGCGAGGGCCCCATAAAATCACTGGAATAG
- the dnaB gene encoding replicative DNA helicase produces the protein MNTRSDGAERLPPQAVEAEAAVLGAMLLEQDAILTVVEILDDTAFYREAHRKIYNAVIALYDRNEPNDLITLSEELEKRQELASVGGSFYLTGLVDSISTAANVEYHARIVLEKSQARKLINVTTQIASRAYESSENTADLLDEAEQMVFSLSQRNARSGFTQLNPILHDTFENIEKLHEQDSTVTGVPTGFTRLDEMTAGFQRGDLVIIAARPAMGKTALCLNIIRHIAVEAQVGVGLFSLEMTSHQLAQRMLCSEARVDSHLMRTGRLPGDAWSNLSIAVGALATAPVYIDETPALSVTEMRSRARRLMSEHKDIGLLAVDYMQLMRGPNNVENRQQEISAISRNLKALAKELNVPIVALSQLSRAVETRGGDGRPQLSDLRESGAIEQDADVVLFIYRPARYGEGEEHEENHAEIIIGKQRNGPVGTVNLVFVDRFARFENPDLFHEDPG, from the coding sequence ATGAATACCCGGAGCGACGGGGCGGAACGACTTCCGCCGCAGGCCGTGGAGGCGGAGGCGGCTGTTCTGGGGGCCATGCTGCTGGAGCAGGACGCCATATTGACCGTCGTCGAGATCCTCGACGATACGGCGTTCTACCGGGAAGCACACCGCAAGATCTACAACGCCGTCATCGCCCTGTACGACCGGAACGAACCTAACGACCTGATCACGCTGAGCGAAGAACTGGAAAAGCGGCAGGAACTGGCCTCCGTGGGGGGCTCCTTCTACCTTACCGGGTTGGTGGACAGCATTTCGACGGCGGCCAACGTGGAATACCACGCCCGGATCGTGCTCGAAAAATCCCAGGCCCGCAAGCTGATCAACGTGACCACTCAGATCGCCTCCCGGGCGTATGAATCGTCGGAAAACACCGCGGACCTGCTGGATGAGGCCGAGCAGATGGTGTTTTCCCTGTCCCAGCGTAACGCCCGCAGCGGGTTCACCCAGCTCAATCCCATCCTGCACGATACCTTCGAGAACATCGAAAAACTCCACGAGCAGGATAGTACCGTGACCGGGGTACCCACGGGGTTTACCCGGCTGGACGAAATGACCGCCGGTTTTCAACGCGGGGACCTGGTCATCATCGCGGCCCGGCCGGCCATGGGGAAGACGGCGCTCTGCCTGAATATCATCCGCCACATCGCGGTGGAGGCCCAGGTCGGCGTCGGCCTGTTCAGCCTCGAGATGACCAGCCACCAGCTGGCCCAGCGGATGTTATGCAGCGAAGCGCGGGTGGACTCCCACCTGATGCGGACCGGCCGGCTTCCGGGAGACGCCTGGTCGAACCTGAGCATCGCGGTGGGGGCCCTCGCCACCGCCCCCGTGTATATCGACGAGACTCCGGCGTTGTCGGTCACCGAAATGCGTTCCCGGGCGCGGAGGCTCATGTCCGAGCATAAGGACATCGGTCTGCTGGCCGTCGACTACATGCAGCTGATGCGGGGCCCGAATAACGTGGAGAACAGGCAGCAGGAGATATCCGCCATCTCCCGGAACCTGAAGGCCCTGGCCAAGGAACTGAATGTCCCCATCGTCGCCCTCTCGCAGCTCTCCCGGGCGGTAGAAACCCGCGGAGGGGATGGACGGCCTCAGCTGTCGGACCTCAGGGAATCGGGTGCGATCGAGCAGGACGCCGACGTGGTACTGTTCATCTACAGGCCCGCCCGCTACGGGGAAGGAGAGGAGCACGAGGAGAACCACGCGGAAATCATCATCGGCAAGCAGCGCAACGGTCCCGTAGGTACGGTGAACCTGGTTTTCGTGGACCGATTCGCCCGCTTTGAAAACCCCGACCTGTTCCACGAAGATCCAGGTTGA
- a CDS encoding uracil-DNA glycosylase: MSRQALLAGLIRKTAEVVKQEGEQGLESLYMPAGLEASLPMPERDRRPVPDARAGSRDVRAGSLDALYEKYHRCTACALGHKRKHFVFGSGNENADVMFVGEAPGAHEDEQGQPFVGAAGKLLTRILNAIDFTRDEVYITNILKCRPPNNRDPQPDEIDACDAILKEQIRLVRPRLICALGRVAAQALLKQNSSIRSLRGRFHDYHGVKLLVTYHPSGLLHNPAYKRPTWEDVQMLRKEYDRIVQSDTKAT, encoded by the coding sequence ATGAGCCGACAAGCGCTGCTGGCCGGCCTGATACGCAAGACCGCCGAGGTCGTGAAACAGGAGGGAGAGCAGGGGCTGGAGTCGCTCTACATGCCGGCTGGACTGGAAGCGTCGCTCCCGATGCCGGAACGGGATCGCCGGCCTGTCCCGGATGCCCGGGCCGGATCTCGCGACGTCCGGGCCGGTTCGCTCGACGCCCTGTATGAAAAGTACCACCGGTGTACGGCCTGCGCGCTCGGACACAAGCGCAAACACTTCGTATTCGGCTCCGGCAACGAAAACGCCGACGTGATGTTCGTGGGCGAAGCGCCCGGAGCCCATGAAGACGAACAGGGCCAGCCCTTCGTGGGGGCGGCGGGCAAGCTGCTGACCCGCATACTCAACGCCATCGACTTTACCCGGGACGAGGTGTACATCACCAACATCCTGAAATGCCGTCCGCCAAACAACCGGGACCCGCAACCCGATGAGATCGACGCCTGCGACGCCATACTCAAGGAACAGATCCGTCTCGTCCGGCCCCGGCTGATCTGTGCCCTCGGACGTGTCGCCGCCCAGGCCCTGCTCAAGCAGAACAGCTCGATACGATCCCTGCGCGGAAGGTTTCACGACTATCACGGCGTGAAGCTCCTGGTGACGTACCACCCGTCCGGCCTCTTGCATAATCCGGCCTACAAACGGCCGACCTGGGAGGATGTACAGATGTTGCGGAAGGAATACGATCGCATCGTCCAGTCTGATACGAAGGCGACTTAG
- the coaBC gene encoding bifunctional phosphopantothenoylcysteine decarboxylase/phosphopantothenate--cysteine ligase CoaBC, translating to MSRLKGRRIVLGVTGSISAYKAAEVARGLVQEKADVRVVMTREAGAFVGAVTFSALTAHPVAVEQFPEAGASGEEHIDLAVWADAVAIVPATANIIGKMANGLGDDLLSTVMLACEAPCCLAPAMNFRMWRNEAVQANLERLRSRGVHVVDPEFGVLANGETGDGRLAGPDRIVEAIAILADPDPDLAGCNVLVSAGPTEEDIDPVRCITNRSSGKMGFAVARAAARRGASVTLVSGPTSLQDPYGITVERVRSADEMHEAVLRNRGGQDAVIMAAAVADYRPGVQAGRKMKKAEERLTLEMTRTTDILKEVAADRPPVLIGFAAETHDGLDFARRKRAEKDLDLVVYNDITKEGAGFGTDTNIVTLVHRDGREETLPLQSKSGVADRIMDEVAALLRNREGVPA from the coding sequence ATGTCCAGGTTGAAAGGTCGCCGGATAGTCCTGGGGGTGACGGGCAGCATTTCGGCCTACAAGGCGGCGGAAGTAGCCCGCGGACTCGTTCAGGAGAAGGCGGACGTCCGCGTGGTCATGACGCGTGAAGCCGGCGCCTTCGTGGGGGCCGTAACGTTCAGCGCCTTGACCGCGCATCCCGTGGCTGTCGAGCAGTTTCCCGAAGCCGGCGCGTCCGGTGAAGAGCACATCGATCTCGCGGTCTGGGCCGATGCGGTGGCCATAGTGCCCGCCACGGCCAATATCATCGGAAAGATGGCGAACGGCCTGGGGGACGACCTGCTCTCCACCGTGATGCTCGCCTGTGAAGCGCCCTGCTGCCTGGCGCCGGCCATGAATTTCCGCATGTGGAGAAACGAGGCCGTCCAGGCGAATCTCGAACGGCTCAGAAGCCGGGGCGTTCACGTCGTCGATCCGGAATTCGGCGTGCTGGCCAATGGAGAAACGGGTGACGGCAGGCTGGCGGGCCCGGACCGTATCGTGGAGGCGATCGCCATCCTTGCCGATCCCGACCCGGACCTGGCCGGATGCAACGTGCTGGTGAGCGCGGGACCCACCGAGGAGGATATCGATCCGGTCCGGTGCATTACGAACCGTTCCAGCGGAAAGATGGGTTTCGCCGTCGCGCGGGCCGCGGCGCGCCGCGGCGCGTCGGTCACGCTGGTCTCGGGACCGACGAGCCTCCAGGACCCGTACGGGATCACCGTGGAACGCGTTCGGTCCGCCGATGAGATGCACGAGGCCGTCCTGCGGAACCGCGGAGGACAGGATGCCGTAATCATGGCGGCGGCGGTGGCTGATTACCGGCCCGGCGTCCAGGCCGGGAGGAAGATGAAGAAGGCGGAGGAGCGTCTTACGCTGGAAATGACGCGGACCACGGATATCCTGAAGGAAGTGGCCGCCGACAGGCCGCCCGTGCTGATCGGCTTTGCGGCCGAGACCCATGACGGCCTCGATTTCGCGCGCAGAAAACGGGCGGAGAAGGACCTGGACCTGGTGGTTTACAATGATATCACGAAGGAAGGCGCCGGGTTCGGTACGGATACCAATATCGTCACCCTTGTCCACCGCGACGGCCGCGAGGAGACGCTGCCCTTGCAGTCCAAGTCCGGCGTGGCGGACCGTATCATGGACGAGGTCGCCGCGCTGCTCAGAAACCGGGAAGGCGTCCCCGCATGA
- the gmk gene encoding guanylate kinase produces the protein MSDFVPLSRSASKGFCLVLSAPSGTGKTTIGELLTSGDSTIVRSISMTTRTKRSNEEDGVDYHFVSTDEFKAKIRQGTFLEWAEVYDGVLYGTPRETVERVIRSGAVALLVIDVQGGRAVKAIFPEAVLVFLVPPSLDSLSRRLKQRGLETDEQIQKRLIKARTEMKYLPAYDYGVDNDEGKQQSTVDAIRGIIAAERRRISRWEPQ, from the coding sequence TTGAGTGATTTCGTTCCACTCTCCCGTTCGGCTTCCAAGGGGTTCTGCCTGGTCCTGTCCGCGCCGTCAGGCACGGGGAAAACCACGATTGGCGAGTTGCTCACCTCCGGAGATTCGACCATCGTCAGGTCGATATCCATGACGACCCGGACGAAGCGGTCGAACGAGGAAGATGGCGTAGATTACCATTTCGTCAGTACCGACGAATTCAAGGCGAAGATCCGTCAGGGCACCTTTCTCGAATGGGCGGAAGTATACGACGGTGTGCTTTACGGCACCCCGCGGGAGACTGTAGAGCGGGTCATTCGATCCGGGGCGGTGGCCCTGCTGGTCATCGATGTTCAGGGCGGACGGGCCGTCAAGGCCATATTCCCCGAGGCCGTTCTCGTCTTTCTTGTACCACCTTCCCTGGACAGCCTGTCAAGGCGGTTGAAACAACGGGGCCTGGAAACGGATGAACAGATACAGAAAAGGCTGATCAAGGCGCGTACCGAAATGAAGTACCTTCCCGCTTATGACTACGGGGTGGACAATGACGAGGGAAAGCAGCAGTCAACCGTCGACGCCATTCGAGGGATCATAGCCGCCGAACGGCGTCGCATCAGTCGATGGGAGCCGCAATGA
- a CDS encoding YicC family protein, producing the protein MICSMTGYGAGESDLAGVRTVVELRSVNGRYCDIAVRLPRSLGSLEGRVRAYVQEHVTRGNVSVSVRCDDGDTGAHAVRIDVEAGKKYCDALRELKEQLGVSGDVSLDMVAAYPGLVTPENEEVDPSERWTGMEAALVKALAAFKEMKRSEGRALETDLRIRVEAILAILRAIEDRAPDRVVEYRERLNNRLVDLLDERQLDPQRVAMEITLFAERIDVTEECVRLRTHCDAFMEALEADGSAGRRLNFLIQEMNREINTIGSKGNDTEISHSVIQAKEELEKVREQVQNIE; encoded by the coding sequence ATGATATGCAGCATGACCGGCTACGGCGCCGGAGAATCGGACCTTGCCGGCGTCCGCACCGTCGTCGAACTGCGTTCAGTTAACGGCCGATACTGCGACATAGCGGTAAGGTTGCCCAGGTCTCTGGGGTCGCTCGAGGGCCGCGTGCGTGCCTATGTGCAGGAACACGTGACCCGGGGCAACGTTTCCGTGTCCGTTCGGTGCGACGATGGCGATACGGGCGCGCATGCGGTGCGAATCGACGTGGAGGCCGGGAAGAAGTACTGCGACGCGCTGAGGGAACTCAAGGAGCAACTTGGCGTTTCGGGCGATGTGTCCCTCGATATGGTCGCCGCTTATCCGGGCCTGGTGACGCCGGAAAACGAAGAAGTCGATCCGTCCGAGCGCTGGACGGGGATGGAAGCCGCCCTGGTGAAAGCGCTGGCCGCTTTCAAGGAGATGAAGAGGAGCGAGGGCAGGGCCCTCGAAACAGACTTGCGTATCCGGGTCGAAGCCATACTGGCCATACTGCGCGCGATCGAGGACCGGGCGCCGGACCGGGTGGTCGAGTACCGGGAACGCTTGAACAACCGGCTCGTCGACCTGCTGGATGAACGTCAGCTCGATCCGCAGCGGGTGGCCATGGAAATAACCCTGTTTGCGGAGCGCATCGACGTGACCGAGGAATGCGTCCGCCTGAGAACCCACTGCGATGCGTTTATGGAAGCGCTCGAGGCCGACGGGAGTGCGGGAAGACGTCTCAACTTCCTGATACAGGAGATGAACCGGGAGATCAACACCATCGGGTCGAAGGGGAATGACACGGAAATCAGTCATTCCGTCATCCAGGCCAAGGAAGAACTCGAGAAGGTTCGTGAACAGGTGCAGAATATTGAGTGA
- a CDS encoding NFACT family protein, producing the protein MDALALQAVIDECRDLEGARIVAIDQYAPMEIGFVLKNGSGRRLLSLSVQPGFTRVHLSDPAKKSAASSALLTVLRDHLIPGKLEKIGAAPFERVVDLRCLGRSSAGPRRYRLIAELIGNRGILVFLTEPDRVILETLRRIRGTGRELVPGETYASPPPMKKTPLSEATRELLEGTGRLSTPEDLARHLAGTFAGLSREMALEVLAHGGLAEPSDLADSDADARVGRIWRSLRDLVRRVQSKDWTPCLGRSPDGRARLLSAVPIHSLPEEQVECHESISAAAVRFYEERMAEDARKQLEMKVQRALRDEIRRLERLTGNLARDQEHVEREEEYRRYGDLITSHMGRLKAGLTEAIVEDYFSGSREEIAIPLKPALSPSENARWYFRQARKARDGRKAVAQRIARARKRLEDVSGIRDMLERGTDEKTLEQAHRACIKLDLVKAPRKPDTAKRSRKKARVDVHPRRYLTSGGHLLLVGRNSRENEALTKAAAPDDIWLHARDLGGSHVILRRVDKTQMPSRKTLYEAACLTAYFSKGRGSTTVPVDYTERRYVRKMKNGAPGQVVFTREKTLFVEPKLELRQADSPEAPDRG; encoded by the coding sequence ATGGACGCCCTGGCGTTGCAGGCCGTGATAGATGAATGCAGGGACCTGGAAGGTGCGCGTATTGTGGCCATTGACCAATACGCGCCCATGGAAATAGGCTTCGTGTTGAAGAACGGGTCAGGCAGACGGTTGCTGTCTCTCTCGGTCCAACCGGGTTTCACCCGGGTACATTTGTCGGATCCCGCGAAAAAGAGCGCGGCTTCGTCCGCTCTGCTCACCGTACTGCGTGATCACCTCATCCCCGGTAAGCTGGAGAAGATCGGGGCGGCGCCCTTCGAACGGGTGGTGGACCTACGCTGCCTGGGCCGGTCTTCGGCCGGTCCCCGCCGCTACCGCCTGATCGCCGAACTCATCGGAAACCGGGGCATCCTGGTGTTCCTTACCGAACCGGACCGGGTTATCCTGGAGACCCTGAGGCGTATCCGGGGGACCGGCAGAGAACTGGTTCCGGGCGAGACCTACGCGTCTCCGCCGCCCATGAAGAAAACGCCGCTGAGCGAAGCCACGCGGGAACTGCTGGAAGGAACGGGCCGCCTGTCGACTCCGGAAGATCTGGCGCGGCATCTGGCCGGCACGTTTGCGGGGCTTTCCAGGGAAATGGCCCTGGAGGTCCTGGCCCATGGGGGCCTGGCGGAACCGTCGGACCTTGCCGATTCGGACGCGGACGCCCGCGTCGGCCGGATCTGGCGCAGCCTGCGGGATCTCGTCCGCCGTGTCCAGTCCAAGGACTGGACGCCCTGCCTCGGAAGATCGCCGGATGGCCGGGCCCGGTTACTCTCAGCGGTCCCGATCCACTCCCTGCCGGAGGAACAGGTCGAATGCCACGAATCCATCAGTGCCGCCGCGGTTCGGTTTTACGAAGAGCGGATGGCGGAAGATGCGAGGAAGCAGCTTGAGATGAAGGTCCAGCGCGCCTTGCGGGACGAAATACGGCGCCTGGAACGATTGACGGGAAACCTGGCGCGCGACCAGGAACACGTGGAGCGGGAGGAGGAATACCGCAGGTACGGCGACTTGATCACGTCTCACATGGGCCGGCTGAAAGCGGGCTTGACGGAAGCCATTGTCGAAGACTATTTCAGCGGGAGCCGGGAGGAAATCGCCATACCGCTGAAGCCCGCCCTGTCGCCATCTGAAAACGCCCGGTGGTACTTCCGGCAGGCGCGAAAGGCCAGAGACGGTCGGAAGGCGGTGGCCCAGCGGATCGCCCGGGCGCGAAAACGCCTGGAAGACGTTTCGGGCATCCGCGATATGCTGGAGCGCGGCACGGACGAGAAAACGCTGGAGCAGGCCCACAGAGCCTGTATCAAGCTGGACCTGGTCAAGGCGCCCCGCAAACCCGACACCGCAAAGCGATCGCGCAAGAAGGCCAGGGTGGACGTTCACCCTAGGAGGTACCTGACCTCCGGCGGACACCTGCTGCTCGTGGGCCGAAACAGCCGGGAAAACGAAGCGCTCACCAAAGCGGCGGCGCCGGACGACATCTGGCTCCACGCGCGGGACCTCGGCGGTTCCCACGTGATTCTGCGACGGGTGGACAAAACCCAGATGCCGAGCCGGAAGACCCTTTATGAGGCGGCGTGCCTCACCGCGTACTTCAGCAAGGGCCGGGGGTCCACCACGGTGCCAGTGGACTACACGGAACGCCGTTACGTCAGGAAGATGAAGAACGGCGCGCCCGGACAGGTCGTCTTCACCCGGGAAAAGACGCTCTTCGTCGAGCCCAAACTGGAACTCAGGCAGGCCGACTCTCCAGAAGCGCCCGACCGCGGATGA